In Polyangiaceae bacterium, the genomic window CTCTTCAGCCGGTCCCGAACCAGCCCGAAGTTCTTCATCGCCAGCTCGCCGACCAGGAGCCGAGCCTGCTGATCCAAATCGTCGAGATCGCTGGCGTACTTCGCGAGGTTCTGGGCTTCCTTCTCGACCTCGGCGCGCAGGTTCTGGGCTTGGGCGTCGGCCTCGCGCTCGAGCCGCCCCTTGGTCTGATCGAGCGAGTCCTCGACGGTGTCGGCGCGGCGCAAGATCGGCTGGATCTGCCGGGCGTAGTCCGCGGCCCCGGGGTCGCCGCCGGAGGCGACGAGCTGGACCTCCCGGTTGAAGACCTCACGAAAGCGGCGCCGGACCTGGTCGTCCTCGACGTAGCGCTGGTCGCCGAAGCCGACTTGGGCGCGCCCCATGTCCACCATCTCTCGGTACTCGGCGATGCGCTTCTTGTAGGCCGCGAGATCCTTCTCGTTGGCGGCGATCTCGGCCTGGAAGCGCTGGCGGCTGGTGGCGTCGGCGTTGACGCCGAACTTGTCCGCGTCCTTGAGCACCCGCTTGAGCCCGTTGACGATGGCGCCGAGCTTGTCGGACTCGAGCTCGAGTTGCTGCAAGCGCTGGCTCACCTTGTTCCACTGTTTCTCGCCCGCGGACTCGCGCTGCGAGAAGTCCCCCGGCGTGACCGGCAAGTACTCCATGCGCTTCATCAGCGCGCGGCGCTCGGTGCGGACCGTCTGGAGCTCCCCGCTGGCGTTGCCCGCCTCGTCGTCCATGCCCTGGGCCAGCGTGCGCCGGGCCTGACCGGACTTGTTGAGCAGCGAGAGCGTCTGCTCCATCGCGGCCATCAGCTCCGGGAAGGCGCGCATTCGCGTGCCGGAGCCGAGCACGGCGTTCAGCTTCACCACCAGACGCTTGCTCTTCTTGATCAAGTCGCGTGAGGCCGTGACGTCGTCGATCACGGAGAATGCGCGGTCGTTCTCGGCTTCTTCGCGCGCCCACTGAATCACGATGGGTGAGAGCGCGCCCTTCTCGGACTCGAGCTGCTCGCCGACCAGCTTGTCGTAGTAGACGGCCGGGTCCTGGGTGTCGTTCAAGAACGTGCTCACCTGCTCGCGGATCGGGTCGAAGCGGCTGCGCACGCTCTTGTACAGCGTGAGCGCCTTCTCGAACTGACCGGACCTGAGCATCAGGTCGGCGCGCAGGAGCGAGCCGTCGGCGAAGCGCAGGTTCTCCGGATCGGTGATGGAGAGCACCTCCAGCGAGCGCTGGGCGCGCTGGTAGTCGCCGAGTCGGACGTACACCCAAGCGAGCTCGTAGAGCATGCCGGAGAACTCCGGGCTCTTGCGATCGACGTGGCTGTAGGCGTCGGCGGCGTCGAGGAAGTTGTCGGTCTCGTAGAACAAGCGTCCGATGGCCATCCAGGCCAGGTCGATCACGTGACGCTGCGACTCGGTCTCCGCCTTCATGCGCGTGACGCGGCGGAACTGCTCGATCGCCGCGGCGTAGCGCGCGGTGGGGATCGACTCGACGGCGGTCTTGGCCACGATGCTCGCGGTCTCTTGGTCGGCCTTGGCAGCGGCCTCGTCGACGACCGGCGTCGCTTGCTTCACCAGGATCACCCCGAGCAGGTACTGCGCCTGCAGTCCGTAGCCCCCAGTGGCCGAGACGTTGCCGAGCGAAGCCTTGGCTGCGTCGTAGTCCTTCTTGGCGAAGAACGCCTTGCCCCGCGCGTATGGCAGCGAACCGGTCGCGTCGGTCGTGGGCAGCGAGGACAGCTTGGCCATGACCTCGTCGAGGGTGTCGTAGCTCTGCGTGCGCAGCGCCACGTCCACGAGCCGGCTGACGGCGCGCCCCGCGTAGCTATCGTAGGGGCTGGCCGAGGACTTCTCGAGGATCTCCCGATAGGCGCGCCGCGCGGACAAGTACTGCTTGGTCTGGATGTAGCTCTCGCCCAGGAAGAACAGCGCGTCGGCCTGCGATGCGGTGTCGGCGCGGCCCTGGCGCCCGAGCTCCACGACCTGCGAGAAGACCTCGATGGCTCGGTCGTAGTCCTTGTTGCGGAAGAGGATGTCGCCGGCGGCGATGCGCTGAGCCGGCGTCATCTTCTGCCGGCTGGCGCGGGCAGCGGCCTTCTGCACGTTGCCGACCCCGCCCTCGACCGCCGCGATGGCGGACTCCGCACGCGTCCGCGCCTCGGCCGCCGAGACCGCATGCGCGGGCTCGACGAACGCGAGCGCGGCGAGCGCCGCACCGAGCGCAATCCAACGCGGCGACGGAGCGCCGAGCAGGGAGAGCCAGCCGCCACGCGGCGACGAGGCCCCGCATCGCATGGGCATCACTTTCCTCCAGAGCCGAACGAGAACGAGCCGGAGAGCCCGGACTTCTGATTACCGCCGCCGCTCGACGGCGCCGCGGAGGCTCCACCGGCGCGGAGCTTCTCGACGAAGCGAACCGCCGGACGCTGCTCGACCGGGGTGGTGACTCCGCCCTTCTCGTAGGCGACGGCCTCGAGCTCCATGGTCTTGCCCTCGGTGACCGTGAACGAGTGGCTCGACTTCACCTCGAAGCGGTAGCCGCGCAGGTAGGAGAACACCCCATAGCCGTAGCCCTGGAACTGCAGCAGCACCTGGAGCGTGTGGTCTCCCGGCGGCACCGAGCCGCTGAAGATCGGGATTTCCTTCTGCGCAGCCAGCGCGCCGGTGTCGTCCTGCTTGTTGTACTGCACCGCGCCATCGAGCACGAAGAGCGCACGGTTCAGCCGGAACACGCTGCTCATGTCGTTGGTGAACTTGACCTCCGCCCGCGCCCCGCCGACGCCCCCGGACAGGATGGTCTCGCTGAGCAGGGAGAGCCGCGTGTGGCTCCTGCGGATCTGCTCTTTCAGCTCGTCCACGCGCTGCTCGAGCTCCCGCAGGCGCACCTGGTACGTAGCGCCATCCATCTGGCCCGAAGCACTGGTGGCCTTCGGCGTCGTGGGCTTGTCGTCGGGCTTCGTCTCGGCCGCGGCCTCAGCTTTCTTCTCGCCTTCGGCGGGCTTGGTCGCCTCGCCTTCCTTCTTGGCGGCGTCCGCGGGCTTGGCCGCCTCGCCTTCCTTCTTGGCGGCGTCGGCGGGCTTGGCCGCCTCCGTCTTCTTCGCGTCGGCGGGCTTGGCCGCCTCCGTCTTCTTGGCGTCGGCAGGCTTGGCCTCGGTCTTCGGAGGGTCGGCGCCTTGCGCGCCTGCCACGGGGGCGAAAGTAAGCGCCGCGATCATCGGCAAAGCGAATGCCATCCAGAGTCGCATCGTTGTCCCTCTCTCGAGTGTTGAGACGACGGATGAGGCTGTTTCGGATCACCGAACCTCCCCCAACCTTCGAGGGGGGCGCAGAAACCCGTCGGGCACCATCCTGGCTCGGCGGTAACGCCCTCTTATGTTCGGGATTTGCCGAGGCTGCAACAGGGGAGGAACTCTGGGTCTGGGGGCCGGCGCCCCCGCGAGCTCGGAGCGGACCCTGGCCCATAGGCCGGACCTGGTCGAGCCGCGCCACCGGGAGCGGTCCTTGCGGGGCCGCGTCACCGGGGAGTAGCGTTCGAAACGGCCGCAGATCGAATCCCGTGCTGGTGCGTCCGACAGAGTTGAGGGTCCCGGGTCAACCTTCCCGGGAGCTCTTCGGAACCAAACCAACAACGTGGGCCGACGTCCATCACCTGCCCGGGTCGGGGTGACGGATGGCGACCGCACGGGGCGATGCGACGGACGAAATGCTCATGGTGCGCTACCAACGCGGCGACCGTGAGGCGTTCGCGGAGCTCGTGAAGCGTCACAAGACGCCGATCTTCAACTTCGTGCTGCGCCAGGTACGCCAGAGCAACACCGCGGAAGACGTGACCCAGGACGTGTTCCTGCGGGTGGTGCAGAACGCCAGCGAGTTCAAGCACGAGGCCCGCTTCTCGACCTGGCTCTACACCATCGCCAGGAACCTCTGCGTCGACCATCTGCGCAAACAGACCCACCGGCGGCACCCTTCCTTGGACCAGCCGGTGACGCAGAACGGGGAGGACTCCCGCCCCATGCTGGACAACGTAGCGGACGTCCACCCCCGGGCGAGCGTGGAGCGTACCGCGGTCGCGGGGGAGGTCGCCGGACGCATCGTGGAGGCCGTCGAAAAGCTGCCCGAAGAGCAGCGCGAGGTCTTCCTGTTGCGCGAGGTCGCCAACCTGCCATTCAAGGAGATAGCGGAGATCACCGGAGTCGGAGAGAACACCGTGAAGAGTCGAATGCGCTACGCGCTCGACCGACTGCAGGAAGCACTGAGCGAGTTCGAAGAGTACGCGCGAGCACTGAGATAGAGATGGACTGCGAGAAGTTCGACCGAATCGTCCTCGACCTGCTCTACGAAGAGCTGGACGAGCTCACGAGCGCCGCGGGGCGACGGCACATGGAGCACTGCTCCCGCTGTCGCAGCATCGCGACGGGCCTGCGCGCGACGCGGCAGATCGGCGGACTTCCGCTGGTGGAGGCCCCCGCCGGGCTCGAAGAGCGCATCCTCGACGCCGAGCGCAATGCCCGGGCCGCGCTGCCGCTCCGGCAGCGCCTGGGACGCAGCATCTCGGTCCTCGCCGGCTACGCCATGCGACCCCAGCTGGCCATGGCCGCGCTGCTCTTGCTGATGATCGGCTCGAGCCTGTTGTTCCTGCGCGCGAGGCCCGGCGCGCGGGAGAGCCTGCGTGTCACCGAGCGAGGCGTTCCGGAGAGCGAGAGCGAGACCGTGACGGTCGTGCCGATGCCCGCCAAGGCGCGTGCGGGTGAGCCGGCGAGCGAGGGACGCGCTGGCCCCGGCGACCGTGAGGCGAAGCGCGAGAAGGCGGCGGGCGGAGCGGAGGAGCAAGACCTGGGCTTCGCCGCGCCGCCACCAGCAGCGGCCGCCGAGCAGACGAAGGACGAATCCGTTCGCACGCCGACCGGCAGCATCGCCGTGGAGGACGACGCCGGGTCCGGAGATGGCGACTACGACCAGGCGATGGCGGACTACCGCGCAGGGCGTTACTCCGCCGCGCAGAAGAACTTCGACAGCGTCGCCAGCCGCGGCGGCGGCAACTCGGCGACCGCCGAGTTGTTCGCGGCGCAGTCGGTCCGCAACGAGTCCGGCTGCTCCGCCGCTGCACCGCGCTTCGAGGCGATCAACTCCCGCCACCGCGGCACGGGCATCGGCAACGAGGCGCTGTGGCAGGCCGGCGACTGCTATCGCGCGCTCGGGCAGCAGGAGAACGCCCGGCGCAGCTACAAGCAGCTGGTCGGCATCGCGGGCTACGACGACCGCGCGCAGCGGGCCCTGGCGGCCCTCGACGAGGAGCCGGTCGCGGCGCGCAAGGCGGCCCCGGCCAAGCCGGCAGAGACCAAGGCGCCCGCCGCCGGCGCCGGCGGCAAGCAGAGCCCGAAGGCCGCGCCCAAGGCCAAGCCCGCGCCGACCACCGACCAGGGGTTCTGACCCGCGCTTGGACTTCCCCCCGATTCGGGGCTAAGGCCCGGACGTGGGTCACGACGACGATCCTCCGGACTTCTCCGAGCGTCGGCTGCGCGAGCGCCGCAGCGCGGACCGCTTCGACGTGGTCTGGTCGGTGGACTGCGAGACCGACGACACCTTCCTCTACGCTTCGATCACCAACATCTCCGAGCTCGGGATCTTCGTCCGCACGAACCAGCCGCTGCAGGTGGGAACGCGCCTGACCTTGCGCTTCGCCGTGCCCACCGCGTCCGAGTCCTTCGTGCTCGCAGGCGTGGTGCAGTGGGTGAATCCGCTTCGCGTGCTGGGGGAGAACCTGAACCCCGGCATGGGCATCAGCTTCGTCGACCTGAAGGCCGACGAGCGCGAGCGCATCGTGGATCTGGTGCGGACGATCGCGTACGTGCGCGAGGCAGTGAAGAACTGACTTCTCGCGTCCGCTGACACCCGGAACGCCTCGCGTCACTTCCGTGCGGTCGAAACGGCCGGCGCGAGTGTTGCTCGCTTCCGCTGATGACCAGAGCGCCTCGCGTCACTTCCGCGCGGTCGAAACAGCCGGCGCGAGTGTTTCTCGCTTCCGCTGATGACCAGAGCGCCTCGCGTCACTTCCAGCCGGTCGAAACAACCGGCGCCCGGCCTCGCCGGGTGCTCTCACGCACCTCTCCGTGGCCGATCGTGATCTGATCTTGGCAAGACCCGAGGTGTAGTTCCGGGCTCGGCCTGCGGCCTCGCAACCCCCTGCACTGGCTCCTGCTCCCGCCGGGTGCGGGTGCGCGTGCGCTCACTTCACGCGCAGGCGTCCGGCTTCGAGCCGGTTGTCGTTGTGCCGGCCGCGCTTCACCTCCAGCCGCCGGCTCCCGATGAACAGCCCGAAGAAGACCTCGTAGTCGCCCGGCGTGAAGTTCGGCTCCAGGGAGAACGGGTAGATGTCCACGATGTGGTCGCCCACGCGCCACAAGTGGAACGCATACTTGTTCTCGAGCGTCTGGTGATCGCCGTTGAAGCGCCGCTGGAACCCGTCGATGTGGATGAAGGTCTCCCAGTTGCCCGAGATGCTGGCGACGACCTTGTAGTAGGTGCGGAACTGGTACTGCTTCTGCGGCACGACGCCGTCGACCGGGCGACCCGAGAGGTCCGTCACCTCCCAGCCGAGCACGTCGAGCTGCCCGCCCAGGTTCGCGTCCAAACGCACCGCGGGGTTCGGCGGCTGGTCGAGGACCCAGGCCGCGAATGGGTTCTCGTTCTTCTCGCCAGCCGCGAGCCGGTTCGACAAGAGCAGGATCTCGCTCGAGCGGGCGTCGAGCACCGGGACGTTGCCGGGAGCGCCCGGCAGCCCGCGGTGAAGCGAGTTCAGCTGGGGCAGATCACCCGAGCGCACCACCAACCAGCGGCGTTCGTCAGCTTCCGTCAGCCAATTGAACGCGGCGTTGGCATTCTCGAAGGTGGGCACGTTGCGACCCGCGTAGTAGGTCGCCGCGCCAGCACCGACACCCACGATGCCGAGCGCCTCGCCCGACTTCGCGTGCTGGCGGTAGGCGTCGAAGACCTCCTTCGGGGAGATCTGCGTCGCGAGCTTGGGGAAGTAGCCGAAGCTCAGCACGGCCCCCGACGCCGCCACCGCGAAGGCCGCGACGGTGGCGCGCGACAGCGGCAAGCGCACGAACAGCTCGCGCAGGACGTCGCGTCCCAAGAGGCCCGCCGCGGGCAGGACCAGCACCAGCACCGGCAGCCCGAGGTAGCCCCAGGTCGCGAGCTGCCGCGCCAGGGGACCCGCTTGGTCGAACTGCTTCCAGTGGAAGTAGCTCTTGCTCAGCCAGGTCAAGACCGCATAGCCGACCAGCGCGGCCTCGGCGACCAGGAAGCCGAACCAGAGGTTGCCGGCCCAGAGCGTCTTGAGCGCTCGCGGCCAGGCCAAATACTCCTCGCGGTCGAAGCGCCGCGCGGACCGGTCCGTGCTCTCCATGGTCGAGCCTGCAAAGCCAGCCAAGAGCACCAGCGTGGAGATCTTCAGCAGGCGGTGCGCCGACTCCTTGAAGCTGTCGGGAAAGCGCGGATCGTCGACCACGAACGCAGACAGGCCCTTCTCCGGGAAGTTCTTGAAGTCGTAGTAGAGAAGGATGGCGAGGGCGGCGACCCCCATCGCCAGCGCGCGGGAGCCCGGCGCTCCGCGGTCGAAATCACGGAGCGCGAGCGCTGCGATGACCGCCAGCATGCACACCCCCGCGAAGGGCAGCTGCCCGACGGTGGGCGCGGTGAGCCCGTGCGCGCCGAAGGCGACCGCGGCCACGATGACGCTCACCACTCGGAGCGCCGTCTCCGGCGCGACGCGGCTCGGCTCGACACCGTGGGGAGGCGTCAGTAGGCGCCCGACGGCGAAGGGCACGAGCGCGCTCCACGGGAAGAGCCCATGGCCCAGGTAGTGGACGACCGCGTCGTAGGTCGGCAGCATCTTGGGCGGCTTCACCGCAGCGCCGAGCAAGAGCGAGAACTGCGCCGGATTGGCGCTGGCTCGGCCGAGTACCTTGAAGCCCATCACCAGCGCGACCACCCCGAGCGCGAGCGCGAGCCCGCCGGCCAGATCGCTCAGGCGGTCGGCGCGAGCTCCGGACCGGGCGCGCAGGATGGCCCAGCCGAGACCGACGCCGAGCGCCGGCGGGACAACTCCGAGCAGGACGCCTCGCGCGCCGAGCCCGGCCGCCAAACCCACGAGGCCGACGAGGAGCCAGGCGACTCGGCGCGGGCGCGAGGCTTCGGCATCGAAGCTGGCGAGGCCGAGCCCCGCCACTGCCATGGCGAGGGACGACATCGTGACGATGTCCCCGAGCATGGTGCGCGAGTGCAGGAAGTAGAGCGGCATCGTGGCGAGGGCGAGCACCGCGAACGCACCCGCAACGCGATCCGCCAACCGGGCCACCAGCGCGTAGGTCGACAGCGCGCCGAGCGTCCCCCAAATCGCCAGCGGCAGGCGGCCGGCCCACTCGTGCAGACCGAACAGCTTGAAGCCGAGCGCGATGGACGTGAACGGCAGCTGCCCCCTCGCGAGCTCCCCGAGCGTGGGCACGCTGTTCGTCGAACCCTCGATGGCGAGCCCGGAGGCGCCGAGCAAGGTGAGCGCGATGCGGCGCGACAGCTCGGCGACTCTGAGCTCGAACGGATCCCAGATGCCGCTCTTGGCGATGGGGCCGAACAGGCTGAGCAACAGCAGCGCGAACGCCACGAGCGGAAGCCACATGGCGCCGCGGCGACCCGCAGCGGCCGTGCTCTCCACGCGCGGCGCGGGCTCTCGGGCGGCGTCCTGGGCCTCGGGCTCGGACTCGGGCAGCTCGCTGCTCGTTCCTTCGTCAATCTCCGTCGCGCTCATGGCAAGTGAAGGGCGGGCGGGACCTTAGCAGAAGTTTTCGCAGAAAACGCCGCTTCCGAGCCGACCTCCGCCGGCCCGCCCGGCGCAGGTTTTTACAGACGAATCCGCGGTCCCGGCGAATGAGCCGCTTGCAGTCTCGGATCCGCTCGTGAGAAGACGCCTCCGCTCATGCGCTTCGGCTCCGTCGCTCTGATCGGCCGCACCAACGTCGGCAAATCGACGTTCTTGAACGCCGCGCTCGGTGAGAGCCTGGCCGTGGTGTCGCCCGTACCGCAGACGACGCGCGAAGCCCTGCTCGGCGTGGTCCATCGCCCCGACGCGCAGATCGCCTTCGTGGACACCCCCGGGCTGCACCGGCCGAAGAGCGAGCTCGGCCGGCGGATGAACGCCACGGCTCTGGAGGTCGCGCGGAGCGCGGACGTGCTCGTGGTGATGACCGACCTGGATCCGAAGCTGGCGAAAGACGCCACCGCCACGGTCGCACGCGATCGCGAGGTGATCGAGCTCCTGCCCAAGGGGCCCGCCCGCTTGCTGGTGGTCAACAAGGTCGACCTGGTACGCGACAAGCAGAAGCTCCTGCCGATCTTGACCGCGTACGAAGCGCTGCACGACTTCGCCGCCCTGGTCCCGGTGTCCCTGAAGAGCGCGGGCGAGGCCGAGCGCGTGCTCGACGCCATCGTGGCGCTCTTGCCGGAGGGCGAGGAGGGCTTCGAGGCCGACACGCTGACGGACCGTGCGACGCCCTATTTCGTGCGCGAATACGTGCGCGAGCAGGTGCTCGCCTTGGCCAAGGGCGAGGTGCCCCACGCCGTCGCCGTGAGCATCGACGCGATCGAGGAGCGGGAGCGCGTGCTCGCGGTCAAGGCGACGATCCACGTCGAGAAGGAGGGGCAACGCCGCATCTTGATCGGCAAGGGCGGCGCCTCGATCAAGGCCATCGGCACGGGCGCGCGCAAGCGACTCGAGGAGCTGCTCGACCGGAAGCTGTTCCTCGAGCTGTTCGTGCGCGTGACACCGAAGTGGAAGCACGTCCCTCGGCAACTGGCCGAGCTCGGCTACGAAGCGCCCCGCGAGAAGAACCTGCTCGGGGCGCTGCCGGACGCCCCGAAGCACAAGGCGCGAGGCAAGCGATGAGGCCGGTCGTCGCCATCGTCGGGCGGCCCAACGTGGGCAAGAGCACGCTGTTCAACCGGCTCGCCGGCAAGCGGCTGGCCATCGTGCACGACCAGCCGGGTGTGACTCGCGACCGCAACTACGCCGACGTCCACCTGGCGGGTCGCGAGCTGGTCCTGGTCGACACCGGCGGCTTCGACCCGACGGACGAGGATCCGATGCGCCAGGGCATCGCGCGACAGGTGAAGGCCGCGCTGGCCGAGGCGGACCTGGTGGTGTGCGTGCTCGACGGGGTGATGTCGCCGACGCTCGCGGATCGCGAAGCGATCAAGCTGCTCCGGCGCAGCAAGAAGCCGGTGCTCTACGTCGCCAACAAAGCGGACGACAAGGACAAGGCCCTCGCTGCCAACGAGCTGTACGAGATGGGGATCCCCGAGCTCCTGCCGGTGTCCGCGCTGCACGGGCGAGGGACTGGGGAGCTGATCGCGGCCATCTCCGCCGCGCTGCCGTCGCCCGCCGCCGCGAGCGACGAGGCCGCGGACGACAGCGCGATTCGCGTGGCGGTGATCGGTCGCCCGAACGCCGGCAAATCGTCGCTGGTGAACCGGCTGGCCAAGAGCGAGCGCTCCCTGGTGGACGACCGCCCTGGCACCACCCGCGACCCCACCGACACCCGCGTGGAGCTCGACGGCCAGGCCTTCGTAGTGGTGGACACCGCGGGCATCCGCCGCCGCGCGCGGGTCGAGAAGGGAATCGAAGCCGCGAGCGTGATTCGCGCCCTCCGCAGCATGGAGCGGGCCCAGGTGGTGGTCCTCTTGTGCGAAGCCCTCGAGGGCGTCGCCGAGCAGGACGCGCGCCTGATGGGCCTGATCGCGGAGCGCGGACGCGCGGTGGTCATCGGCCTGAACAAGACCGACCTCCTGGACAAGGCCGGGCGCAAGAAGGCCGAGGAGCAGGTGCGGGACGCGCTGCGCTTCGCCCCCTGGGCGCCGCTGGTGCAGCTCTCGGCCAAGAACGGCTGGGGCGTGTCCGACCTGATGCGCGCCGTCCGTCGCGCGGCCGACGAGTTCACGCGCCGCGTCCCGACGGGGGAGCTGAACCGCTTCTTCGAGCAGGTGCTGGAGCACCGCGCGCCGCCCACGCACAAGGGCCGAGCCCCGCGCATCTACTACATCACCCAAGCCGAGACGGCTCCGCCGGTGTTCGTGGCCGTGACCAACGCGCCAGATCACATCAAGGAGAGCTACAAGCGCTACGTGGTCAATCAGATCCGCAAGAGCTTCGGCTTCGAGTGCGTGCCCATAGAGCTCAGGTTCCGGGGCAAGGGCAAGAAGAGCGAAGGGTGAGGTAGGAGGTGTCGGTGTGCGACCGAGCGGCTCGACTCGCGCCGCTCGGCGGTCAGCCGAGCCCCGGATTCACTCGAGCAGTCTGGCCATGATCAGATCTCGATCCGCCAATGAGGCGTGAGTGAGAAAACCGGCCGGACGCGCTTCGCGACGACCCTTGGAAGTCCCCGGAGGGGGATACCCGACGGGGTGGGCCGGCGCCGGCCGTTTCGACCGAACGGAAGCGTCGCGTGGCGTTTGCTGCCGCCAGCGGAGCGCGAATTAGGACACCCCCTAGTCCGGACACAGCAGCTTCGCCACCCCGCCGAGCGTGCCGAGGTCGTGCACGTCGCTCGGCAGCGCCGGGATGTCCACGCGCGTCGGCTTGTCGCCGTGGCGCCCGGCGACCAGCACGCGGTCGAGGCGCTCGAGCTCCTCGGCGTCCGTCTCCGCGAGCTCCGTCTCGTCGAGCAGGGCGCGCTCCAGGCGCTCGGCGCCGGTGATCCCGAGGTCGAGGCGGTGCCGCGAGAGCGACGCGCGGATCTCTTCCAGACCCGGGTGGGCCCGCGGTCTTCGGTGCACGCGGTTCACCACGAACGCGTCGCGGTGCATGCCCTGCTCCTCCAGGCGATCGGCGAAGAAGAGCGCCTCCCTCACCGCCGCCGGGGCCGGGGTGGTGACCAGCACGTAGCCGAACTCGGGGCCGCGAAACGCCGCGGCCACCTCCGTGGCGCGCTGCCGGAAGCCACCGAACAGGTCGTTCAGGTCCGTGACGAAGGCCGCCATCTGCTCCAGGAAGCCGCCGCCGGTCAGCTTGCCGATGCCGCGCAGCACCACCGCCACGCTCTTGGCCACCAGGTTCAAGCTGAAGCGGCCGGAGTGCTCGAACGCCT contains:
- a CDS encoding ArsA family ATPase, translated to MVLCVGSGGVGKTTVSAALGLAAAERGKRVLCLTIDPAKRLANSLGLSSMTGEEQVVAPELFERAGLTVTGHLSVMMLDTKRTFDELVVRYSSSPEARDRILNNRLYQYVSTSLAGTQEYMAMEKLLSVKREGGYDLIVLDTPPTSNALDFLDAPERLINALDSAAIRWLMQAFEHSGRFSLNLVAKSVAVVLRGIGKLTGGGFLEQMAAFVTDLNDLFGGFRQRATEVAAAFRGPEFGYVLVTTPAPAAVREALFFADRLEEQGMHRDAFVVNRVHRRPRAHPGLEEIRASLSRHRLDLGITGAERLERALLDETELAETDAEELERLDRVLVAGRHGDKPTRVDIPALPSDVHDLGTLGGVAKLLCPD
- the der gene encoding ribosome biogenesis GTPase Der translates to MRPVVAIVGRPNVGKSTLFNRLAGKRLAIVHDQPGVTRDRNYADVHLAGRELVLVDTGGFDPTDEDPMRQGIARQVKAALAEADLVVCVLDGVMSPTLADREAIKLLRRSKKPVLYVANKADDKDKALAANELYEMGIPELLPVSALHGRGTGELIAAISAALPSPAAASDEAADDSAIRVAVIGRPNAGKSSLVNRLAKSERSLVDDRPGTTRDPTDTRVELDGQAFVVVDTAGIRRRARVEKGIEAASVIRALRSMERAQVVVLLCEALEGVAEQDARLMGLIAERGRAVVIGLNKTDLLDKAGRKKAEEQVRDALRFAPWAPLVQLSAKNGWGVSDLMRAVRRAADEFTRRVPTGELNRFFEQVLEHRAPPTHKGRAPRIYYITQAETAPPVFVAVTNAPDHIKESYKRYVVNQIRKSFGFECVPIELRFRGKGKKSEG
- the era gene encoding GTPase Era, whose product is MRFGSVALIGRTNVGKSTFLNAALGESLAVVSPVPQTTREALLGVVHRPDAQIAFVDTPGLHRPKSELGRRMNATALEVARSADVLVVMTDLDPKLAKDATATVARDREVIELLPKGPARLLVVNKVDLVRDKQKLLPILTAYEALHDFAALVPVSLKSAGEAERVLDAIVALLPEGEEGFEADTLTDRATPYFVREYVREQVLALAKGEVPHAVAVSIDAIEERERVLAVKATIHVEKEGQRRILIGKGGASIKAIGTGARKRLEELLDRKLFLELFVRVTPKWKHVPRQLAELGYEAPREKNLLGALPDAPKHKARGKR
- a CDS encoding glycosyltransferase family 39 protein; its protein translation is MSATEIDEGTSSELPESEPEAQDAAREPAPRVESTAAAGRRGAMWLPLVAFALLLLSLFGPIAKSGIWDPFELRVAELSRRIALTLLGASGLAIEGSTNSVPTLGELARGQLPFTSIALGFKLFGLHEWAGRLPLAIWGTLGALSTYALVARLADRVAGAFAVLALATMPLYFLHSRTMLGDIVTMSSLAMAVAGLGLASFDAEASRPRRVAWLLVGLVGLAAGLGARGVLLGVVPPALGVGLGWAILRARSGARADRLSDLAGGLALALGVVALVMGFKVLGRASANPAQFSLLLGAAVKPPKMLPTYDAVVHYLGHGLFPWSALVPFAVGRLLTPPHGVEPSRVAPETALRVVSVIVAAVAFGAHGLTAPTVGQLPFAGVCMLAVIAALALRDFDRGAPGSRALAMGVAALAILLYYDFKNFPEKGLSAFVVDDPRFPDSFKESAHRLLKISTLVLLAGFAGSTMESTDRSARRFDREEYLAWPRALKTLWAGNLWFGFLVAEAALVGYAVLTWLSKSYFHWKQFDQAGPLARQLATWGYLGLPVLVLVLPAAGLLGRDVLRELFVRLPLSRATVAAFAVAASGAVLSFGYFPKLATQISPKEVFDAYRQHAKSGEALGIVGVGAGAATYYAGRNVPTFENANAAFNWLTEADERRWLVVRSGDLPQLNSLHRGLPGAPGNVPVLDARSSEILLLSNRLAAGEKNENPFAAWVLDQPPNPAVRLDANLGGQLDVLGWEVTDLSGRPVDGVVPQKQYQFRTYYKVVASISGNWETFIHIDGFQRRFNGDHQTLENKYAFHLWRVGDHIVDIYPFSLEPNFTPGDYEVFFGLFIGSRRLEVKRGRHNDNRLEAGRLRVK
- a CDS encoding TIGR02266 family protein, with amino-acid sequence MGHDDDPPDFSERRLRERRSADRFDVVWSVDCETDDTFLYASITNISELGIFVRTNQPLQVGTRLTLRFAVPTASESFVLAGVVQWVNPLRVLGENLNPGMGISFVDLKADERERIVDLVRTIAYVREAVKN
- a CDS encoding RNA polymerase sigma factor, whose translation is MATARGDATDEMLMVRYQRGDREAFAELVKRHKTPIFNFVLRQVRQSNTAEDVTQDVFLRVVQNASEFKHEARFSTWLYTIARNLCVDHLRKQTHRRHPSLDQPVTQNGEDSRPMLDNVADVHPRASVERTAVAGEVAGRIVEAVEKLPEEQREVFLLREVANLPFKEIAEITGVGENTVKSRMRYALDRLQEALSEFEEYARALR
- a CDS encoding tetratricopeptide repeat protein, translated to MRCGASSPRGGWLSLLGAPSPRWIALGAALAALAFVEPAHAVSAAEARTRAESAIAAVEGGVGNVQKAAARASRQKMTPAQRIAAGDILFRNKDYDRAIEVFSQVVELGRQGRADTASQADALFFLGESYIQTKQYLSARRAYREILEKSSASPYDSYAGRAVSRLVDVALRTQSYDTLDEVMAKLSSLPTTDATGSLPYARGKAFFAKKDYDAAKASLGNVSATGGYGLQAQYLLGVILVKQATPVVDEAAAKADQETASIVAKTAVESIPTARYAAAIEQFRRVTRMKAETESQRHVIDLAWMAIGRLFYETDNFLDAADAYSHVDRKSPEFSGMLYELAWVYVRLGDYQRAQRSLEVLSITDPENLRFADGSLLRADLMLRSGQFEKALTLYKSVRSRFDPIREQVSTFLNDTQDPAVYYDKLVGEQLESEKGALSPIVIQWAREEAENDRAFSVIDDVTASRDLIKKSKRLVVKLNAVLGSGTRMRAFPELMAAMEQTLSLLNKSGQARRTLAQGMDDEAGNASGELQTVRTERRALMKRMEYLPVTPGDFSQRESAGEKQWNKVSQRLQQLELESDKLGAIVNGLKRVLKDADKFGVNADATSRQRFQAEIAANEKDLAAYKKRIAEYREMVDMGRAQVGFGDQRYVEDDQVRRRFREVFNREVQLVASGGDPGAADYARQIQPILRRADTVEDSLDQTKGRLEREADAQAQNLRAEVEKEAQNLAKYASDLDDLDQQARLLVGELAMKNFGLVRDRLKSIVLRADVGIVQQAWEVREEQLMRVRNLQRERAREEQNLNDELREVLDDAGGDL